In one Oreochromis aureus strain Israel breed Guangdong linkage group 2, ZZ_aureus, whole genome shotgun sequence genomic region, the following are encoded:
- the rab33a gene encoding ras-related protein Rab-33A isoform X1 — MTNDSPEEETRAPGGGGGGCGRGIGRKHRADDNVTILTSSMDLHRASRSRASSSNNDAAPSITSSVDLSTSSLELSIQTRIFKIIVIGDSNVGKTCLTFRFTGGSFPDKTEATIGVDFREKVVEIEGETIKVQVWDTAGQERFRKSMVEHYYRNVHAVVFVYDVTKMASFRNLQTWIEECNGHRVSASVPRVLVGNKCDLVDQIQVPSNMALKFADAHNMLLFETSAKDPRESQNVNSIFMSLACRLKAQKSLLYRDVEREDGRVRLTQETETKSAPQPQLGKPLRSGLMERYPRT; from the exons ATGACCAACGATAGCCCGGAGGAGGAGACCCGAGCTCCGGGCGGCGGAGGAGGTGGTTGTGGAAGAGGAATCGGTAGAAAACACCGAGCGGATGACAATGTGACGATCCTGACATCATCCATGGATTTACACAGAGCCAGCCGGagccgagccagcagcagcaacaatgaTGCCGCCCCGAGCATCACGTCCTCCGTGGATCTGAGCACCTCCTCCCTAGAGCTGAGCATCCAGACGCGGATCTTTAAGATCATCGTCATCGGGGACTCCAACGTGGGGAAGACCTGCCTCACCTTCCGCTTCACGGGGGGCAGCTTCCCCGATAAGACCGAGGCCACCATCGGCGTGGATTTCAGGGAGAAGGTGGTGGAGATCGAAGGGGAGACTATCAAG GTGCAGGTATGGGACACAGCAGGCCAGGAGCGCTTTCGTAAATCCATGGTGGAGCACTACTACCGTAATGTCCATGCTGTGGTCTTTGTATACGATGTTACCAAGATGGCTTCCTTCCGCAACCTACAGACTTGGATAGAG GAGTGCAATGGTCATCGGGTGTCTGCATCAGTACCTCGAGTCCTGGTGGGGAACAAGTGTGACCTCGTGGACCAAATACAG GTGCCCTCCAACATGGCGCTGAAGTTCGCCGACGCCCACAACATGCTGCTATTCGAGACGTCGGCAAAGGACCCGAGAGAAAGCCAGAACGTCAACTCGATCTTTATGTCCTTGGCCTGCCGTCTGAAGGCTCAGAAGTCCCTGCTCTACAGAGACGTGGAGAGAGAGGACGGGAGAGTGCGACTCACACAAGAGACTGAGACAAAGA
- the rab33a gene encoding ras-related protein Rab-33A isoform X2: MTNDSPEEETRAPGGGGGGCGRGIGRKHRADDNVTILTSSMDLHRASRSRASSSNNDAAPSITSSVDLSTSSLELSIQTRIFKIIVIGDSNVGKTCLTFRFTGGSFPDKTEATIGVDFREKVVEIEGETIKVQVWDTAGQERFRKSMVEHYYRNVHAVVFVYDVTKMASFRNLQTWIEECNGHRVSASVPRVLVGNKCDLVDQIQVPSNMALKFADAHNMLLFETSAKDPRESQNVNSIFMSLACRLKAQKSLLYRDVEREDGRVRLTQETETKSNCPC, translated from the exons ATGACCAACGATAGCCCGGAGGAGGAGACCCGAGCTCCGGGCGGCGGAGGAGGTGGTTGTGGAAGAGGAATCGGTAGAAAACACCGAGCGGATGACAATGTGACGATCCTGACATCATCCATGGATTTACACAGAGCCAGCCGGagccgagccagcagcagcaacaatgaTGCCGCCCCGAGCATCACGTCCTCCGTGGATCTGAGCACCTCCTCCCTAGAGCTGAGCATCCAGACGCGGATCTTTAAGATCATCGTCATCGGGGACTCCAACGTGGGGAAGACCTGCCTCACCTTCCGCTTCACGGGGGGCAGCTTCCCCGATAAGACCGAGGCCACCATCGGCGTGGATTTCAGGGAGAAGGTGGTGGAGATCGAAGGGGAGACTATCAAG GTGCAGGTATGGGACACAGCAGGCCAGGAGCGCTTTCGTAAATCCATGGTGGAGCACTACTACCGTAATGTCCATGCTGTGGTCTTTGTATACGATGTTACCAAGATGGCTTCCTTCCGCAACCTACAGACTTGGATAGAG GAGTGCAATGGTCATCGGGTGTCTGCATCAGTACCTCGAGTCCTGGTGGGGAACAAGTGTGACCTCGTGGACCAAATACAG GTGCCCTCCAACATGGCGCTGAAGTTCGCCGACGCCCACAACATGCTGCTATTCGAGACGTCGGCAAAGGACCCGAGAGAAAGCCAGAACGTCAACTCGATCTTTATGTCCTTGGCCTGCCGTCTGAAGGCTCAGAAGTCCCTGCTCTACAGAGACGTGGAGAGAGAGGACGGGAGAGTGCGACTCACACAAGAGACTGAGACAAAGAGTAATTGTCCTTGTTGA